A DNA window from Cryptomeria japonica unplaced genomic scaffold, Sugi_1.0 HiC_scaffold_256, whole genome shotgun sequence contains the following coding sequences:
- the LOC131036566 gene encoding LEAF RUST 10 DISEASE-RESISTANCE LOCUS RECEPTOR-LIKE PROTEIN KINASE-like 2.4, whose protein sequence is MALSIFFPFLLITCFAVLSVNAYSLYPSYQSCSPYQCNQSLIKYPFNECGITDTILCATNHTTIKVSSYMSGLCSGNRYRVMGGITESSYATRTIRVVCEENPLDACQMPEPPYRSSLNQVNCSECRSEGDLCYYSFYSPFYKMEDESCISQYTFIISNDNSYNNITDENNLLELLHTGFEIKWNISDECTSCENSSGICYNPYYYNNFQACICSDGPHQYNCLDGILLYHEKWQMLSKYKAALGAISGAFVISIIVFIYRRIRRKRKEREQQEERDIRRFMDPLDSRPPSVANFLQAGIPNKYSHRQIKRYTNNFAVKLGQGGFGTVFKGDLANGCIVAIKILDKSKHSQIQFLNEVATIGRIHHLHLVRLLGYCLEGSKRALIYEYMVNGSLEKYIHGDDQNVLNWKQLYSIAMGTARAIAYLHDECRSKILHCDIKPHNVLLDENFSPKVADFGLAKLTDREESHVSLTGARGTPGYVAPEVWSRNYGPITDRSDVYSYGMLVMEMVGGRKNFDMKASRSSKFYYPEWAFKQVEMGEFQNLRGDNITDEEDEIVAKKLSMLGLWCIQYNPSHRPSMSKVIQMLEGTVDITMPPQPFPIDTPVQTAASTESSSSI, encoded by the exons ATGGCTCTCTCGATTTTCTTTCCGTTTCTTCTTATTACATGTTTTGCTGTGTTGTCAGTAAATGCCTATTCCCTGTATCCTTCGTATCAGAGTTGTTCTCCTTATCAATGCAACCAGTCCCTTATCAAATATCCCTTTAATGAGTGCGGCATAACAGATACTATATTGTGCGCAACAAACCATACTACTATAAAAGTTTCCAGTTATATGTCTGGGTTGTGTTCGGGAAACAGGTATAGGGTAATGGGAGGGATCACAGAATCATCTTATGCAACCAGAACCATTCGTGTTGTTTGTGAAGAAAACCCTTTAGATGCTTGCCAGATGCC GGAACCTCCATACAGGAGCAGTCTCAATCAAGTCAACTGTTCGGAATGCAGAAGCGAAGGCGATTTATGCTACTACTCCTTTTATTCTCCGTTCTACAAAATGGAAGATGAAAGTTGTATAAGCCAATACACCTTTATCATTTCGAACGACAATAGCTACAACAACATCACTGATGAAAATAATCTCTTGGAGCTCTTGCACACGGGATTCGAAATCAAATGGAATATCAGCGACGAGTGTACTTCCTGTGAAAACTCCAGCGGCATATGTTATAACccatattattataataattttcaGGCGTGCATTTGTTCTGACGGTCCCCACCAATACAACTGTTTAGACG GAATACTTCTATACCACGAGAAATGGCAGATGCTCTCTAAATATAAAGCAG CGTTAGGTGCTATCTCTGGTGCCTTCGTTATATCAATCATCGTCTTCATTTACAGAAGGATTAGACGAAAGAGAAAGGAAAGAGAGCAACAAGAGGAGCGAGATATAAGAAGGTTTATGGATCCCCTTGATTCCAGACCTCCTTCAGTTGCAAACTTTTTACAAGCAGGAATTCCCAACAAATATTCTCATCGTCAGATTAAAAGATACACCAACAATTTTGCAGTCAAACTGGGCCAAGGAGGTTTCGGTACAGTATTCAAAGGTGATCTTGCAAATGGATGTATAGTAGCTATTAAAATACTTGATAAATCAAAACACAgtcaaattcaatttttaaatgaaGTGGCTACTATTGGAAGGATCCACCACTTGCATCTTGTACgacttttgggatattgcttggagGGCTCTAAAAGAGCTTTGATTTATGAGTACATGGTCAATGGTTCCCTTGAAAAATATATCCATGGGGATGATCAAAATGTACTGAATTGGAAACAATTGTACTCCATTGCAATGGGCACAGCTCGTGCAATTGCATATCTACATGATGAGTGTAGAAGCAAGATTTTACATTGTGACATAAAACCCCATAATGTATTGTTGGATGAAAATTTTTCGCCTAAGGTTGCAGATTTTGGTTTGGCGAAATTAACAGATAGAGAAGAAAGCCATGTCTCTCTAACGGGTGCTAGAGGAACCCCTGGTTATGTAGCCCCAGAGGTGTGGTCTAGAAACTATGGACCCATAACTGACAGATCAGATGTGTATAGTTATGGTATGTTGGTCATGGAAATGGTGGGAGGAAGAAAGAACTTTGACATGAAAGCTTCCAGATCCAGCAAATTTTACTATCCAGAGTGGGCATTCAAACAGGTGGAAATGGGAGAATTTCAAAACCTGAGGGGAGATAATATAAcagatgaggaagatgaaattgtagCGAAGAAGTTGAGCATGTTGGGACTGTGGTGCATTCAGTACAACCCTTCTCACCGGCCTTCTATGAGTAAAGTGATACAAATGTTAGAAGGAACTGTTGATATCACCATGCCCCCACAGCCCTTTCCTATCGATACACCAGTCCAAACAGCAGCTTCTACTGAATCGTCGTCTAGCATTTGA